The Desulfomicrobium orale DSM 12838 genome includes a window with the following:
- a CDS encoding glycogen/starch/alpha-glucan phosphorylase, which yields MTGQKQNRTVEALKDDIQRHVALTLGSDPFPPRKEHYYLGLCYTVRDRLVEKWLDTQRSYYDAITKRVYYMSLEFLPGQFLMNYIQALGLEEDCREAVRDFGLDLDDLAEEEWNPGLGNGGLGRLASCYMDSMATCRIPGYGYGILYDYGIFYQTIVNGFQQEGADNWLRQDSPWVLRRGHFMYPVHFFGRSESYRDGAGQERFRWVDTETVMAMACDIMVPGHRNGNVTNMRLWKAISSRDFELEHFNRGDYIGAVQAKVESENISKVLYPNDNSPVGRELRLRQQYFFVAATFQDIMRRFRKNNYSSFDCLPEQVTVQLNDTHPAIGIAELMRILVDEESLVWERAWDICRRTFAYTNHTVLPEALEVWPAELLGRVLPRHLQIIFEINHHFLEGVRRQFPGREDLVRSVSIIGEDGGKHVRMAHLAIVGSHAVNGVAALHSRIIRDKLFRDFALIMPEKFTNVTNGITPRRWLYQCNPALSELISSVIGEKWVTDLSRLEELAPYADDPQFQLRWQEVRRRNKKLLARYVLRKLGLGINPSTLFDVHIKRIHEYKRQLLNVLHVITLYNRLRGQNGQPHPPRTVFFAGKAAPGYQQAKLIIKLINSVAQVVNADPAVGSVLKVVFLPNYCVSQAERIIPAADLSQQISTAGMEASGTGNMKFALNGALTIGTLDGANVEIREAVGEENFFLFGRTEGEVETLRREGYDPREIYEQSLELKKALDMIATGAFSPEAPGLFRPIVDSLLSHGDYYMMLADYEDYIKVQRRVEDAYLDAAGWTRMSILNTAHMGMFSSDRAVMEYASNIWKVAPLP from the coding sequence ATGACAGGCCAGAAGCAAAACCGGACTGTAGAGGCTCTGAAAGACGATATTCAGCGGCATGTGGCTCTGACTCTGGGCAGCGACCCGTTTCCGCCGCGGAAGGAACACTATTATCTGGGATTGTGCTACACCGTGCGGGACCGGCTGGTGGAAAAATGGCTGGATACGCAGCGCAGCTACTACGACGCCATCACCAAACGGGTCTATTACATGTCGCTTGAGTTTCTGCCCGGCCAGTTCCTGATGAACTACATCCAGGCTCTGGGACTGGAGGAGGATTGCCGGGAAGCCGTACGCGATTTCGGCCTGGATCTGGATGATCTGGCCGAGGAGGAATGGAATCCGGGTCTGGGCAACGGCGGGCTCGGCCGGCTGGCCTCCTGCTACATGGATTCCATGGCCACCTGCAGGATTCCCGGCTATGGCTACGGCATCCTCTACGATTACGGTATCTTCTACCAGACCATCGTCAACGGCTTTCAGCAGGAGGGTGCGGACAACTGGCTGCGTCAGGATTCTCCCTGGGTGCTGCGCCGGGGGCATTTCATGTATCCGGTGCATTTTTTCGGCCGCAGCGAGTCCTACCGGGACGGCGCCGGACAGGAGCGGTTCCGCTGGGTGGACACGGAAACGGTCATGGCCATGGCCTGTGACATCATGGTGCCGGGGCACCGGAACGGCAACGTGACCAACATGCGCCTGTGGAAGGCCATTTCCAGCCGGGACTTCGAACTGGAGCACTTCAACCGGGGCGACTACATCGGTGCGGTGCAGGCCAAGGTGGAGAGCGAAAACATCTCCAAGGTGCTCTACCCCAACGACAACAGCCCCGTGGGCAGGGAGCTGCGCCTAAGGCAGCAGTATTTCTTCGTGGCCGCGACGTTTCAGGACATCATGCGGCGGTTCCGCAAGAACAACTATTCTTCTTTCGACTGCCTGCCGGAGCAGGTCACGGTGCAGCTGAACGACACCCATCCGGCCATCGGCATCGCCGAGCTGATGCGCATCCTGGTGGACGAAGAGTCCCTGGTCTGGGAGCGGGCCTGGGACATCTGCCGCAGGACTTTCGCCTACACCAACCACACGGTGCTGCCCGAGGCTCTGGAGGTGTGGCCGGCGGAACTTCTGGGCCGCGTCCTGCCGCGCCATTTGCAGATCATCTTCGAGATCAATCATCATTTTCTGGAGGGCGTGCGGCGGCAGTTCCCCGGCCGCGAGGATCTGGTCCGCTCGGTGTCCATCATCGGGGAGGACGGCGGCAAGCATGTGCGCATGGCGCATCTGGCCATCGTGGGAAGCCATGCGGTCAACGGCGTGGCCGCCCTGCATTCCCGGATCATCCGCGACAAGCTGTTCCGCGACTTCGCATTGATCATGCCGGAAAAATTCACCAACGTGACCAACGGCATCACACCCCGGAGATGGCTGTACCAGTGCAATCCGGCCCTGTCGGAGCTGATTTCCTCGGTCATCGGCGAGAAGTGGGTCACGGATTTATCCCGCCTCGAGGAACTGGCCCCTTACGCCGATGATCCCCAGTTTCAGCTGCGCTGGCAGGAAGTCCGCCGGAGAAACAAAAAGCTGCTGGCCCGGTACGTGTTGCGGAAGCTGGGGCTCGGCATCAACCCGTCCACGCTTTTCGACGTGCACATCAAGCGCATCCACGAGTACAAGCGTCAGCTGCTGAACGTTCTGCACGTGATCACGCTCTACAACCGCCTCCGGGGGCAGAACGGCCAGCCCCATCCGCCGCGCACGGTCTTTTTCGCGGGCAAGGCCGCGCCCGGCTATCAGCAGGCCAAGCTGATCATCAAGCTGATCAACTCCGTGGCCCAGGTGGTCAACGCCGATCCGGCGGTGGGCAGCGTCCTGAAGGTCGTGTTTCTGCCCAACTACTGCGTGTCGCAGGCCGAGCGGATCATTCCCGCGGCGGATCTGTCGCAGCAGATTTCCACGGCGGGCATGGAGGCCTCGGGCACGGGAAATATGAAGTTCGCCCTGAACGGCGCGTTGACCATAGGCACCCTGGACGGGGCCAACGTGGAGATCCGCGAGGCCGTGGGCGAGGAAAACTTCTTCCTGTTCGGCCGCACGGAAGGAGAAGTGGAAACCCTGCGGCGCGAGGGCTACGACCCGCGGGAGATATATGAACAGTCGCTGGAGCTGAAAAAGGCTCTGGACATGATCGCCACCGGAGCGTTCTCGCCGGAGGCTCCGGGGCTTTTCCGGCCCATCGTGGATTCCCTGCTGTCGCATGGAGATTACTACATGATGCTGGCCGACTACGAAGACTACATCAAAGTTCAGAGGCGGGTCGAGGATGCCTATCTGGACGCGGCCGGATGGACGCGCATGTCCATTCTCAATACCGCGCACATGGGCATGTTCTCCAGCGACCGGGCGGTCATGGAATACGCGAGCAATATCTGGAAGGTGGCCCCTCTGCCCTGA
- a CDS encoding ABC transporter substrate-binding protein, with translation MKKLLFFALALVFLATAAQAKTLRMALDADPESMDPHVQLSGGMLQYNHLVFDPLIRWTKDMKFEPRLAVKWERLDSLTVRFHLRKDVKFHSGNPMTAADVAWTLARLKKSEEFRGLFTIFTAPKIIDDHTIDIVTTEPYPLLENMATYIFVMDSKFYSGTDAKGKPKDAIVKTEYSFANENESGTGPYMVTSREHGVKMVYKRFADYWDKDSKGNVDEIVLTPIKENATRTAALLSGGVDFIAPVPPQDYERLRKNADVNMVTMTGSRVITFQLNQKKKPEFANLKVRQAVIAAIDNAGIVAKLMKGTATAAHQQAPEGFDGYVADLKPRFDLEKARELMKEAGYEKGFSCTMIAPNNRYVNDEKIAEAVVSMLSKIGIKVSLKTMPKAQYWDEFDAQVADIQMMGWHPDTEDSANYSEYLLMCPNKETGKGQYNSGNYCNAKLDELVNKANVETDKEKRRAILQKVERIAYEDAAYVPLHWQDLSWATKKNVNIEPVINIMDFPYLGDLVVE, from the coding sequence GTGAAGAAACTGCTCTTTTTCGCTCTGGCTCTTGTCTTCCTGGCCACGGCGGCCCAGGCCAAGACGCTCAGGATGGCCCTCGACGCCGACCCCGAGTCCATGGACCCCCATGTGCAGCTCTCGGGCGGCATGCTCCAGTACAACCATCTGGTCTTCGATCCGCTCATCCGCTGGACCAAGGACATGAAGTTCGAGCCCCGCCTGGCCGTCAAATGGGAACGTCTGGACTCCCTGACCGTGCGCTTTCACCTGCGCAAGGACGTGAAGTTCCACTCCGGCAATCCCATGACCGCTGCCGATGTGGCCTGGACCCTGGCCCGCCTGAAGAAAAGCGAGGAATTCAGAGGGCTCTTCACTATTTTCACTGCCCCCAAAATCATCGACGACCACACCATCGACATCGTCACCACCGAGCCCTACCCGCTCCTGGAAAACATGGCCACCTACATCTTCGTCATGGATTCCAAGTTCTATTCCGGCACCGACGCCAAGGGGAAACCGAAAGACGCCATCGTGAAGACGGAATACTCCTTCGCCAACGAAAACGAGTCCGGCACCGGGCCGTACATGGTGACTTCCCGCGAACACGGCGTGAAGATGGTCTACAAGCGCTTCGCCGACTACTGGGACAAGGACAGCAAGGGCAACGTGGATGAAATCGTCCTGACGCCCATCAAGGAAAACGCCACCCGCACGGCAGCTCTCCTGTCCGGCGGTGTGGACTTCATCGCGCCCGTCCCGCCCCAGGACTACGAACGCCTGCGCAAGAACGCCGACGTGAACATGGTCACCATGACTGGCAGCCGCGTCATCACCTTTCAGCTGAACCAGAAGAAAAAGCCCGAATTCGCCAATCTGAAGGTGCGCCAGGCCGTCATCGCGGCCATCGACAATGCGGGCATCGTGGCCAAACTGATGAAGGGCACGGCCACGGCGGCCCATCAGCAGGCGCCCGAGGGTTTCGACGGCTACGTGGCGGACCTGAAGCCCCGCTTCGACCTCGAAAAGGCCCGGGAACTGATGAAGGAGGCCGGGTACGAAAAGGGTTTCTCCTGCACCATGATCGCCCCCAACAACCGCTACGTGAACGACGAGAAGATCGCCGAGGCCGTGGTGTCCATGCTGTCCAAGATCGGCATCAAGGTCAGCCTGAAGACCATGCCCAAGGCCCAGTACTGGGACGAGTTCGACGCCCAGGTGGCCGACATCCAGATGATGGGCTGGCACCCGGACACGGAGGATTCGGCCAACTATTCCGAATACCTGCTCATGTGTCCCAACAAGGAAACGGGCAAGGGCCAGTACAACAGCGGCAACTACTGCAACGCCAAGCTGGACGAGCTGGTGAACAAGGCCAATGTCGAAACGGACAAGGAAAAACGCAGGGCCATACTCCAGAAAGTGGAACGCATCGCCTACGAAGACGCGGCCTACGTGCCCCTGCACTGGCAGGATCTGTCCTGGGCCACCAAGAAGAACGTGAATATCGAGCCTGTGATCAACATCATGGACTTCCCCTATCTCGGAGATCTGGTCGTGGAATGA
- a CDS encoding ABC transporter permease produces MFAFIIRRVLQAILVMFIISFIGFALKQNVGDPVREITGISVSAAEREAIREKLGLNDPFPVQYGRFLKGALQGDIGQSFFYKKPAMDVILSKAPATLELVMVSSVFIVILSIPMGIYCAIYPRRFLSRLIMAMSSIGVSVPIFLIAILLIYVFAIELNWLPSYGRGQTVSVWGWESGLLSLDGLKHLLLPSVSLTALMLPLFVRLIRSEMMEVLETEYVKFAWAKGLPRLRIWFVHAFKNTLLPVITVGGVQIGTMIAFTILTETVFQWGGLGFLFLEAVERADTSLLVAYLIFVGIIFVVVNTVVDIIYGLVNPMVRIAGMK; encoded by the coding sequence ATGTTTGCATTTATCATCCGCCGCGTTCTCCAGGCCATCCTGGTCATGTTCATCATCAGCTTCATCGGCTTCGCCCTGAAGCAGAACGTGGGCGACCCGGTCCGCGAGATCACCGGCATTTCAGTTTCCGCCGCCGAACGCGAGGCCATCCGCGAAAAACTGGGCCTGAACGACCCTTTTCCGGTGCAGTACGGCCGCTTTCTCAAGGGCGCGCTGCAGGGCGACATCGGCCAGTCCTTCTTCTACAAGAAACCGGCCATGGATGTCATTCTGAGCAAGGCCCCGGCCACCCTGGAACTGGTCATGGTCAGTTCCGTGTTCATCGTCATCCTGTCCATCCCCATGGGCATCTACTGCGCCATCTATCCCAGGCGCTTCCTTTCGCGCCTGATCATGGCCATGAGCAGCATCGGCGTGTCCGTGCCGATCTTTCTCATCGCCATTCTGCTCATCTACGTCTTCGCCATCGAACTGAACTGGCTGCCCTCCTACGGCCGGGGCCAGACCGTGAGCGTCTGGGGCTGGGAATCGGGCCTTCTGAGCCTGGACGGCCTGAAGCATCTGCTGCTGCCGTCCGTTTCCCTGACCGCACTCATGCTACCCCTTTTCGTGCGTCTCATCCGCTCGGAAATGATGGAGGTGCTCGAAACCGAGTACGTCAAATTCGCCTGGGCCAAGGGGCTGCCGCGCCTGCGCATCTGGTTCGTGCATGCCTTCAAGAACACACTGCTGCCCGTCATCACCGTGGGCGGCGTGCAGATCGGCACCATGATCGCCTTCACCATCCTGACGGAAACGGTCTTCCAGTGGGGCGGCCTGGGCTTTCTTTTCCTGGAGGCCGTGGAGCGCGCCGACACCTCCCTTCTGGTGGCCTATCTCATCTTCGTCGGCATCATCTTCGTGGTGGTGAACACGGTGGTCGACATCATCTACGGGCTGGTCAATCCCATGGTCCGCATCGCCGGCATGAAATAA
- a CDS encoding ABC transporter permease: MNIWQRFRSSYFLYSFLRDPVAMGSFAILTVLTLSAFGAPVIAPHNPYDTTTINIMDAELPPVWMDGAESAFPLGTDAQGRDMLSTMLYGMRISLIIGVCAVALQAAIGVVLGLIAGYRGGRIDNFLMRLADVQLSFSTLMVAIFLSAIFQAIFGVAAFENMAVPFLVLVIGIAEWPQYARTVRASVLAEKKKEYVEAARVIGLPSGRIMWRHILPNTMSPLMVLSTVQVAHAIMSEAALSFLGLGMPITKPSLGSLINSGFEYIFSGAWWITTFPGVLLVVLILVINLLGDWVQDVLNPKLYKG; encoded by the coding sequence ATGAACATCTGGCAGCGCTTCCGCTCCTCCTACTTTCTGTACAGCTTTCTGCGCGACCCCGTGGCCATGGGCAGCTTCGCCATCCTGACCGTTCTGACCCTGTCCGCCTTCGGCGCGCCGGTCATCGCCCCGCACAATCCTTACGACACCACCACCATCAACATCATGGACGCGGAACTGCCGCCCGTGTGGATGGACGGCGCGGAGTCCGCCTTCCCGCTGGGCACCGACGCCCAGGGCCGGGACATGCTCAGCACCATGCTCTACGGCATGCGCATTTCCCTGATCATCGGTGTCTGCGCCGTGGCCCTGCAGGCGGCCATCGGCGTGGTGCTGGGGCTCATTGCGGGCTACCGGGGCGGGAGGATCGACAATTTCCTGATGCGCCTGGCCGACGTGCAGCTCAGCTTCTCCACGCTGATGGTGGCCATTTTCCTGTCCGCCATTTTTCAGGCCATCTTCGGCGTGGCCGCCTTCGAGAACATGGCCGTGCCCTTTCTGGTGCTGGTCATCGGCATCGCCGAATGGCCGCAGTACGCGCGCACCGTGCGGGCCTCGGTGCTGGCCGAGAAAAAGAAGGAATATGTGGAAGCGGCCCGGGTCATCGGCCTGCCCTCGGGCCGGATCATGTGGCGGCACATCCTGCCCAACACCATGTCTCCCCTCATGGTGCTGTCCACGGTGCAGGTGGCCCACGCCATCATGAGCGAGGCCGCCCTGTCCTTTCTGGGTCTGGGCATGCCCATCACCAAACCGTCCCTGGGCTCCCTCATCAACTCCGGCTTCGAATACATCTTCAGCGGCGCGTGGTGGATCACCACTTTTCCGGGAGTCCTGCTGGTGGTCCTCATTCTGGTCATCAATCTGCTGGGCGACTGGGTGCAGGACGTTCTCAACCCCAAACTGTACAAGGGCTGA
- a CDS encoding ABC transporter ATP-binding protein — translation MTKLLDVQDLVVKFRLRSGDLTALNGINFSLEAGERMGLVGESGAGKSVAGFSIINLISKPGYIASGRVLFEGQEISSYPLEQMRGIRGNRISIIFQDPMMTLNPVLTIGTQMVETIRAHNGRITTAHAREIALEKLQKVYISSPGKRLDQYPHELSGGMRQRVVIAISLLTNPSLIIADEPTTALDVTIQAEVMALLLELCRNENMGLILITHDLGVVSQVTEKIAVMYAGRIVEQGATESIVARPMHPYTQGLIKALPQGAGGRKRLHQIPGMMPNLTSIPAGCAFHPRCDRAMDICRRETPPLYALPHSPGLAACHLHAGAGQA, via the coding sequence ATGACGAAACTTCTGGATGTCCAGGACCTGGTGGTCAAATTCCGCCTGCGCTCGGGCGATCTCACGGCCTTGAACGGCATCAATTTCTCGCTGGAAGCGGGCGAGCGCATGGGGCTGGTGGGCGAGTCGGGCGCGGGCAAATCCGTGGCCGGATTCTCCATCATCAATCTCATCAGCAAGCCGGGCTACATCGCCTCGGGACGGGTGCTGTTCGAGGGCCAGGAGATCAGCAGCTACCCCCTGGAACAGATGCGCGGCATCCGCGGCAACCGCATCAGCATCATTTTTCAGGATCCCATGATGACCCTGAACCCGGTGCTGACCATCGGCACCCAGATGGTGGAAACCATCCGGGCCCACAACGGCAGGATAACGACGGCTCATGCCCGGGAAATCGCCCTGGAGAAGCTCCAGAAGGTGTACATCTCCTCTCCCGGCAAACGTCTGGACCAGTACCCGCACGAACTGTCGGGCGGCATGCGGCAGCGAGTGGTCATCGCCATCTCCCTTCTGACCAACCCCAGCCTGATCATCGCCGACGAGCCCACCACGGCTCTGGATGTGACCATCCAGGCCGAGGTCATGGCCCTGCTCCTTGAGCTGTGCAGAAACGAGAACATGGGGCTTATCCTCATCACCCACGATCTGGGCGTGGTCTCCCAGGTCACGGAGAAAATCGCGGTCATGTACGCCGGACGCATCGTGGAACAGGGCGCAACCGAAAGCATCGTAGCGCGGCCCATGCATCCGTACACCCAGGGGCTCATCAAGGCCCTGCCCCAGGGCGCGGGAGGACGGAAACGCCTGCACCAGATTCCGGGCATGATGCCCAACCTGACCAGCATTCCGGCGGGCTGCGCCTTTCATCCCCGCTGCGACCGGGCCATGGACATCTGCCGCCGGGAAACGCCGCCGCTGTACGCCCTGCCGCACTCGCCGGGTCTGGCGGCCTGCCACCTTCACGCCGGAGCGGGACAGGCATGA
- a CDS encoding ABC transporter ATP-binding protein codes for MTTEALVRIANLVKHFDISGGILDRIAFSGGMPYLATTTVKAINSVSLDIHPGEILSVVGESGCGKSTLGRTVLGLYAPTGGEIFFRGRRIDNLSHADMLPYRRKMQMVFQDPYASLNPRMTVRQILQEPVRFHFPQLSASEVRDKVTEVMRQVGVDPAWAGRFPHEFSGGQRQRISIARALMVDPEFIVADEPISALDVSIQAQILNLIMDCQERFGLTYMFITHDLSVVEHISTRVAVMYLGTLCELAAKDDLYQTPQHPYSRALLSAIPKLGSKGFDHIRLKGEVPTPIHLPEGCVFHPRCPYMDERCRREVPQLLPCPNGSRAACHALEEGRI; via the coding sequence ATGACGACAGAAGCGCTGGTACGCATTGCAAACCTGGTCAAGCATTTCGACATTTCCGGGGGCATTCTGGACCGCATCGCCTTTTCCGGCGGCATGCCCTATCTCGCCACCACCACGGTCAAGGCCATCAACTCCGTGAGTCTGGACATCCACCCCGGCGAGATCCTCTCCGTGGTGGGTGAGTCCGGCTGCGGCAAATCCACCCTGGGACGCACGGTCCTCGGCCTGTACGCGCCCACCGGCGGAGAAATCTTCTTCCGGGGCCGGCGCATCGACAACCTGAGCCACGCGGACATGCTGCCCTACCGGCGCAAGATGCAGATGGTCTTCCAGGATCCCTACGCGTCGCTCAATCCGCGCATGACCGTGCGCCAGATTCTGCAGGAACCCGTGCGCTTCCATTTCCCGCAGCTTTCCGCCTCCGAAGTGCGGGACAAGGTGACCGAGGTCATGCGTCAGGTGGGCGTGGACCCGGCCTGGGCCGGTCGCTTCCCCCACGAATTTTCCGGCGGCCAGCGCCAGCGCATCAGCATCGCCCGGGCGCTGATGGTAGACCCGGAATTCATCGTGGCCGACGAGCCCATCTCGGCCCTGGATGTCTCCATCCAGGCCCAAATTCTGAACCTGATCATGGACTGTCAGGAGCGTTTCGGCCTGACCTACATGTTCATCACCCACGACCTGTCCGTGGTGGAACACATCAGCACGCGGGTGGCGGTCATGTACCTGGGCACCCTGTGCGAACTGGCGGCCAAGGACGACCTGTACCAGACCCCGCAACACCCCTATTCCCGCGCCCTGCTCTCGGCCATCCCAAAGCTTGGTTCCAAGGGTTTCGACCACATCCGTCTGAAGGGCGAAGTGCCCACACCCATCCATCTGCCCGAAGGCTGTGTCTTCCACCCGCGCTGTCCGTACATGGACGAGCGTTGCCGGCGCGAAGTCCCGCAGCTGCTGCCCTGCCCCAACGGCAGCCGGGCCGCCTGTCACGCCCTGGAGGAAGGACGGATCTAG
- a CDS encoding IS5 family transposase, whose protein sequence is MDDRCNPPQGASNRRQFAQKGALSRCIGRTKGGLNSKLHALCDGHGRPLAMTLTEGQVSDYKGAALLVDAIDALPEARELLADRGYDADWFRDALCARGITPCIPPSRSRKRPCPYDKDLYKQRHKIEIMFGRIKDWRRIAMRYDRCAHTFFSALCLAASVIFYLN, encoded by the coding sequence ATTGATGATCGATGCAACCCACCTCAAGGCGCATCGAACCGCCGCCAGTTTGCTCAAAAAGGGGCTCTTTCCCGCTGCATCGGACGCACAAAGGGCGGTCTGAACTCCAAACTCCATGCCCTTTGCGACGGCCACGGCAGGCCTCTGGCCATGACGCTCACAGAAGGCCAGGTGAGCGACTACAAAGGAGCCGCCCTGCTTGTGGACGCCATAGATGCTTTGCCTGAGGCCAGGGAGCTTCTGGCGGACCGTGGTTACGACGCCGACTGGTTCCGTGACGCCCTGTGCGCCAGAGGCATTACGCCCTGCATCCCGCCCAGCAGGAGCCGGAAGAGACCCTGCCCGTACGATAAAGATCTGTATAAACAGCGGCACAAGATCGAGATCATGTTTGGCAGGATCAAGGACTGGCGCAGAATAGCCATGCGTTATGACCGCTGCGCGCATACCTTCTTTTCAGCTCTGTGCCTCGCGGCTTCCGTCATTTTCTATCTCAATTAA
- a CDS encoding IS5 family transposase, with protein sequence MSQLFYLSAEQLERIKPFFPRSHGIPRVDDRKVISGIIYVIKHGLQWKDAPREYGPYKTLYNRFLRWSRMGVFNNIFTELAKTAGKDGRLMIDATHLKAHRTAASLLKKGLFPAASDAQRAV encoded by the coding sequence ATGAGCCAACTTTTCTACCTTTCTGCCGAACAACTGGAGCGTATCAAGCCCTTCTTTCCACGTTCACATGGTATTCCGCGGGTCGATGACCGGAAAGTCATAAGCGGCATCATTTATGTCATCAAACATGGCCTGCAGTGGAAAGACGCGCCGCGCGAGTATGGCCCGTACAAGACGCTGTACAATCGTTTTTTGCGTTGGAGCCGGATGGGCGTCTTCAACAATATTTTTACCGAATTGGCAAAAACAGCGGGAAAAGATGGACGATTGATGATCGATGCAACCCACCTCAAGGCGCATCGAACCGCCGCCAGTTTGCTCAAAAAGGGGCTCTTTCCCGCTGCATCGGACGCACAAAGGGCGGTCTGA
- a CDS encoding rhomboid family intramembrane serine protease, with protein MFPLRDNIPSRRKPVMVWVLVGLNIVVFLFTLGLSPAGEALFFHLHGVVPARFIHPEWAEWRGYPDGGLLSFGTYMFLHGGWMHLVANMWTLWIFGDNVEDVMGPLRFLLFYILCGLCALLMHVVTSPESTVPVVGASGAIAGVMGAYFFLYPHARVLTLVPLFIIPFFFEIPAVFYLLLWFVTQVFSGLSDGGGAGVAWWAHIGGFVAGMLLLRFFRDEPRP; from the coding sequence ATGTTTCCCCTGCGCGATAACATCCCTTCCCGGCGCAAGCCGGTCATGGTCTGGGTCCTGGTTGGCCTGAACATTGTCGTTTTTCTGTTCACGCTTGGCCTTTCTCCGGCCGGGGAAGCCCTGTTTTTCCACCTGCACGGAGTGGTTCCGGCGCGTTTCATCCATCCCGAATGGGCCGAGTGGCGCGGTTATCCGGATGGCGGCCTGCTGTCTTTCGGCACCTACATGTTCCTGCACGGAGGCTGGATGCACCTTGTGGCCAACATGTGGACCCTGTGGATTTTCGGGGACAATGTGGAAGACGTCATGGGGCCGCTTCGGTTTCTGCTTTTCTACATCCTTTGCGGTCTGTGCGCCCTGCTGATGCATGTGGTGACCAGCCCGGAATCCACGGTCCCCGTGGTGGGCGCGTCCGGAGCCATCGCCGGAGTCATGGGAGCGTATTTTTTTCTCTATCCGCACGCCAGAGTCCTGACCCTGGTGCCCCTCTTCATCATCCCCTTTTTCTTCGAAATCCCGGCGGTTTTCTATCTTCTGCTGTGGTTTGTGACCCAGGTGTTCTCCGGGCTGTCTGATGGCGGCGGCGCGGGCGTGGCCTGGTGGGCGCACATCGGCGGTTTTGTGGCGGGCATGCTTCTGCTGCGCTTTTTCCGGGACGAGCCCCGTCCTTAG